CTTGTTGCTGGGGATACTTTTAGGGCGGCCGCAGGTGATCAATTAAAGATTTTGGGAAGTCAAATTGGTGTTTCTGTTTTTGAGATTGCTGGGGAGACGGATTCTGTTAGGGTTATTAGGGCAGCTGTTAAGTATGCCAAGTCGGAGCTTTTTGACACTATCATAGTAGATACTAGAGGGCGTCTTGAGGTGGAGGAATTATTATTAAGAGAAATCAAAGAGATTAAAGGGATGTTGACTCCTGTGGAGACGATATTGGTGGCGGATTCCATGACGGGTCAGGTTGCTGCAAATATTGCTAAGGAATTTAATGATAGGGTTGGAATTACGGGTGTGATTTTTACAAAATTTGATTCTGATGCTAGGGGCGGGGCAGTTATGTCAATTAAGACTATTTGCGGGGTTCCTATTAAATTTGTGGGTGTTGGGGAAAGGCCGGAGGACCTTGATATTTTTTATCCGGATAGGATTGCTTCACGAATTCTTGGCATGGGAGATGTTGTTAGTCTTGTTGAGAAAGCCCAAACTGCTATAGATAAAGAAGAAGCTTTAAGGCTTGAAGAAAAGATCAGAAAAGTTGGATTTAATTTTGAAGACTATTTGAGTCAATTTAAATACGTGCGAGATATGGGTGGTGTTTCTAGTTTGATGGGAATGCTTCCGGGTGTTTCTTCTGAAGTGTTGAGTTCTAGAGTTAATGAGAGGGAACTTAAAAGAGAGGAGGCGATTATTTATTCCATGACTAGGAGAGAGAGATTGAATCCTGTTGTTTTAAACAATCCTTCGAGGAAGAGGAGAATAGCTTTGGGGAGTGGAACAACAGTTTTTGAAGTTAACAAGCTTATTAAAAAATTTAGTCAGACAACTTTGGCGATGAAAAAAATGAAAAATAAGAGCTTTCAAAATAAGATAGCATCTCTTTTGGGAGGAAAAGGAGGAGTGGTAAATTGAGCGTTAGGATAAGATTGAAAAGGATGGGAGCAAAAAAAAGGCCTTATTATCGAATTGTAGTGATGAATTCTGCTTCGCCCAGAGATGGGCGGGCTATTGAGGAGCTTGGGTATTATCATCCTGTTGAAAAGCAAAACCAGATTAAGATAAACGAAGATAGGTTTAAGGATTGGGTAAATAAGGGGGCTACTCCAAGTGATACAGTGAAGAAGCTTTTGAATAAAAATAGATTTAAGGTAGGAGGCTAGGAGGGCTTTGATGAAAGAGTACGGTAATGAAATAGAACTTATAGAATTTGTGGTAAAATCTCTTGTGGATAAACGCGATGAAGTTAAGTTGAATGTGGTTGAGGGTGAGAAGTCAACTATTTTGGAGTTGAGGGTTTCTACAAGTGATGTTGGAAAAATAATAGGAAGAAGGGGTCGCATTGCAAGGGCTATTAGGACATTGCTTAGTGCTTGTGCTGCAAAAACAAATAGGAGAGTTCAGTTAGAAATTTTGGACTAGTCTATGTTTGTAAAGGGAGTGGTGGTGTCTTCTTATGGGGTTAATGGGTATGCTAAGGTTAGGAGTGTGTCCAATGGTTTTGAGGAATTTTTAGGCTTAAAGGGAAATAAGGTGGTTTTAAGGAAGGATCGCTGTTCTTCGATTGAGGTTAAGGTTGAAAATGTATCTTTAGTTAATGGTGTGTTGTTGTTAAAGTTTGAGGAACTTAATTCTCCTGAGAGTATTAAGGACTTGGTTGGTTTTGAGCTGTGGGTGAGTGATGATTTTGCGGCCCAGTTGGAAGAGGGTGAGTATTATTTTGGGGAGCTTGTTGGTTATGGTATCGTTAACGACGGAAAGAGATTGGGGGTTGTTGTTTCCTTTTTAGAATGCGGAAATTGTGTTCTTCTTGAAGTTAAAGTCGGAGATAGATTGTTTTTTATTCCCTTCTTAGAGGTTTATCTTGGTAAGATTGATACAAAGTTGAGGATTATTGAGCTTAAAATGTTAGAGCTTTTAAGATGAGGATTACTATTCTTTCTTTGTTTCCGTCAATAATTGCTCCATTTTTTGAGAATTCGATAATGAAGAAGGTTGTGGATAGGGGTATTGTGAGTTATGAGCTCATTTCTATTCGTGATTTTTCTAATAATAAACATAGAAGATGTGATGATGTGTCTTATGGCGGTGGAGCGGGGATGGTTTTAAAGGCTCAGCCTGTGTCAGATGCGCTTGATTATGTGAATTCAAAAGAAAAAACTACAATATTTTTAAGTCCGTCTGGCCTGAAGTACGATCAGAAATTAGCTTATGACTTGTCAAGAGAAAAGGAACTTGTTATAATCTGTGGGAGGTACGAGGGGCTCGATCAACGTGTGGTTGATTTATATGTTGATCTTGAGATTTCGGTTGGGGATTATGTGCTTTCTTCGGGTGAAGTCGCTGCTCTTGTTTTAGTAGATAGTATATATAGATTATTGGATGGCGTGATAAGTCCAGAATCCTTGCTCGAGGAATCTTTTAGTGGCAGATGTGGCTTGCTTGAGTATCCTCATTATACTAGGCCTTGTGAATTTAGGGGGCTGAGAGTACCTGGTGTGCTTCTTTCGGGGCATCACGAGAAAGTAAGGAAATGGAGGTTTGATAGAGCTGTCGAGAAAACAAGAAAGAATCGGTACGATTTGTACCTTAGGTATTTAGAAATTAAGGGAGAAGGTGATGGATTTAATAGGACAGATTGGTGCTAAAGGAAGGAGAACGGAAGTTTTTGAATTTAGGGTAGGGGATACTGTGCGTGTTAGTTATAGGGTTATTGAAGGAAGTGGCGAGAGAACACAAAATTTTGAAGGTCTTGTAATTTCTATTCAAAATAAAGGCATTGGTCAGACTTTTTTAGTTAGAAAGATTTCTTCGGGAATTGGAGTTGAGAAGGTGTTTCCGATGCATTCTCCTGTTTTGGAGAAGGTTCAAGTTTTAAAGCGAGGTAAGGTAAGGAGAGCCAAACTTTACTATATGAGGGGCAGACTTGGTAAGTCTGCTATGAAGGTTAAGGAGCGTGTTCATGTTAAGCGCACAAATAATACAAATACTTCTCAAAATTAGTGAAGAAGATTGTTGGCTTTTGGCTTAGCTACGGTCGGGTTTTAGTATAAGTGAGGAGAATGGGGTGTGTTGGAGGTTTTAAGATGTCGAGGGTTTGGGTGTTTAAGTGATAAGGGGAAGGTGGTAAGCTTGTCCTAGTGTGGCGAGTGCTTTATTTTACTGTTTTGGCTTAGGAGATAATGGTTGAGATCTGAACAGGGCGAGGGGAGTCGAGGTGATATTCAAAAGACTAGTAGAGCTTTTTATTGGAAGAAGGGAAAGTCAGGTTCTGATTTTAAGAAACAAAAGAACGGTTCTTTCGTTTCCAGTAGCAAGTCTGTCAGTCCTCATCATCTCAACAGTACAGGGGGAGGCCATAGGGTTAACAAACCAAAAGAATCTGACAGAGAGTTTAGGCCAAGGATTGTTGATAAAAGCACCTGTCCTATGTGTGGTAAGCAAATTAAAGACATTGCTTCTTGCATGTCTATGAAGTTTGATAACGAAGATAAGCCTATACATTTTGATTGTGCTGTCAGTAAGATAAGGATGGAGAATAATCTTTTAAAAGAGGAAGATTTGGTGTACGGGGGAGTTGGTAAATTTTTTGTTGTAAACAGGCTTATTAGGGGGAGTAATTTGTCTTTTAAAATAATCAGAGAAATTGATTTTGAAAACTTGGAAGGGCGACCTGTTTGGCGCAAAAAGATTCTTGAGGGCATGAATAGGGGATTTAGATTTTATTGATCATGAGGATAGCGGTGTTTCCTGGTTCGTTTGATCCTATTACTTGGGGACATATTGAGTTAGTCAAGCGGGCATCTTCTATTTTTGATAAGGTTATTGTTCTTGTTGCTAAAAATAGTAGTAAAAGTTATTTGCTGAGCGGATCTGAGAGGTATGAACTTACCTGTGAGGTTATAAGGTCTTTATCTCTTTCAGAAGTATTTGTGGATAGACATGACGGATTGGTTGTCGATTATGCTTTAAGCCATAATGTTGGTTTTATTGTAAGGGGTGTGAGGGCTTTTCATGATTTTGAATGTGAATTTGAGAGGTATGTTATCAACAGTGAACTTAGTTCTGCGGTGGATACAGTTTTTTTGCCAAGTAGCGCTAGGTATTTGTTTATAAGGTCAGATTTCGTTAAAGAATTAATGGAAAATAAGAATTTTGATCTTACGAGTTTTATTCCTGAATTAGTACAAAATAAGTTGAAATCTAAGTTTATTGACAAATGGGCTTGATAATATATATATTATTAAGATAAGCTTGTTGTTTGTAAGGAGACAAGGAAATGGCTGTTCCTAAATTTAAGCCTTCGAAGTCCAGAAGTAGGACGAGGCGTAGTGTGAATATGAGAAAGAGAGTGCCACAACTGCAAGAATGTTCAAACTGTGGTAACCTTGGGATGAGGCATAGACTTTGCTCGAAGTGTGGTTATTACAGGAATAATCAGTACTTAGAATTGGGTTTGTAGGTAGGGCGAGGGTTGTACATTTATGGAACAAGGTGAAATCTTTAAGAAGATTAGGTCTATTATATCTGAGCAACTTGATAAGAGAGAGGACGAGGTTACCATGGAGTCTAGGTTTGTTGAGGATCTTGGGGCAGATAGTCTTGATATTTATGAACTTTTATATTTACTGGAGGAGGCATTTGATGATAAGATTCCGGAAAATGAAGCTAGTGAATTTGAGACGGTAGGTGATGTTGTTACCTTTATTGAGAAGAGGAAGGATTGAGATAAAGGGGTTCTGTTGAGATGAATTTTGAGGAGGGACGAAAGGAGCAGTTAGATAAGTTTCTGATGAGTTTACATATTGGCTTTGGTGATTTGGGTCTTTTGAATACGGCTTTAAGTCATTCGTCATATGCTAATGAGTTAGATCAGAAGTCTATCAATAATGAGAGACTGGAGTTTTTAGGAGATTCTGTTCTCAACCTTGTTATTACAGATTATTTGTATAGATTGTATCCTGATAAGAGTGAGGGGGAGCTCAGTAAGGCCAGGTCTTATATTGTTAGTGAAGATTCTCTTTCTAGTATAGCTAGGGAGCTTGATCTTGGAAATTATCTTTTGCTTGGTAGGGGGGAGGAGAGCAATGATGGGCGGAATAAGAAGGGCATCCTTGCTGATGCTATTGAAGCTTTTGTTGGCGCTCTTTATCTTGATGGTGGATTCTCAAAAGCTTCGGTTTTTGTGATAGAGCTTTTTGATGTTCATATAAGATTGATGTTTAATCGTGGAGATTTTAAGGACTATAAGAGTCTTCTTCAAGAATATGTTCAAAAGAAATATAAAATCTCACCAAGTTATAAGTTAGCAAAGGAGATAGGACCAGACCATAGTAAGACTTTTTGCGTGGAACTCTATGTCGATGATAAGTTTATATCAAATGGCAAAGGAAGATCAAAAAAGGAAGCTGAGATGAGAGCCGCTGAGATGGCACTTAAGAATGTTGATAGTATTGATCTTTAATTTTCTTTACATACTTTACTAGGGTGTCTTTTTTATTTAATTTAGGATTGTTTAGTACCTTTTTTAGTAGGTCGTTTAGGATTTGTCCGATTTTTTTATCTTCCGATATTTTAAGCCTTCTGATATCATAGCCATTTATTGCCAGTTCTTTAAGAGATAGAGGATTATTTATCAAGTTTTTGCTTTTCATCTTATTTAATATGAATTTGAGTTTATGATCTTTACCTTTAATAGCTTTGTATATATCAAATATTTCTTTGTAGCTTTCTTTGGTGGTCTTGCTTAACAGTGTTCTAACATCTGCTAGTGTTTTGATTTTGAGAGTGTGAAGTTCATTAAAACCGCATTTATAGAATAGGATTAACTTTATATCCTTGTTTGAAAATTTAAGTAATCTTAAGGTTTCTCTTAAAGTGGAGGTGTCTTTTTTGATTGTAAGAACAACAATTGCTTTCAGATAAAAATTTTTTTTGTCCAGAAGAGCAATTTTGTTTCTTACCTTTTTATTTATTTCTATGTTAAAGAAGTGATTAAAAAAATTTACTTTTTGCAGGTAGTTGATTCCCTTTATTGGATTTCTACCTTCTAAAAGTTTAATGAATTCGTTATTTATTCTTTCCTTTGATAAGGATAAAATATTTTCTTTTTGGTATTTCATAGATATTAATGTTTGTTTATCTATTGTAAAGTCAAGTGTAGATGCAAATCGGGATGCTCTTAATATCCTAAGAGCATCCTCTTTAAACCTTTTGTTTGAATTGCCTATACATTTGATTATTTTTTTGTTAAGATCTCCTATTCCATTATAATGATCTATTATCCTATGATTTAGTATGTTCATTACAATTGAATTTATTGTAAAATCCCTTCTTTTTAGGTCTTCTTTTAGGGTTTTTGTGAATTCTATTTTTCTAGGGAATCTTTTATTTTCATATTCTTTGTCTATTCTATAAGTAGTAACTTCAAAAATTTTTTTATTAAAAATAATACTTACTGTTCCGTGCTTGATACCGGTTTGTATGTTATTTGGAAATAGTTTCATTATTTCTTCTGGAGTTGCATTAGTTGTAAAGTCAAAATCATAAGGTGTCCTTTTAAGAATTAAATCTCTTAAGGCACCTCCTACTAGGAAAAATTCATAGTTGTTGTTGTGAAAGATTTTCCCAATTCTTACTATGTCTTTGCTATTAGGGCCTAAATGCATACTGAAGTGTACCATTATTGAAATAATACTTTTCGAAAATCAGGCTATAATTCTAATTTATTCTGAAATTTATAAGAAGTATTTATTAGATTTTGATTTAATTTTTATACATGAGGTTTTATGAGCAAGACTGAGACTAGTATACATGATTCTATTGAAAAGCTTTCAAAGGAAACAAAGACGAGATTGATAAAGGAGATTAAGAAAAATCTAAGCTTGAATTCTTCTGGGCTATCTGTGGATGATTCTGATCGTTTGGATTCAGATTCTGTGTCGCAAATTGAAAATTTTCTATCGGATCATTTGGTGAAAGAGTCCATTTTAGTAAGGGTGTGGATATATATTTTAAATTTTTTCCAACGGGATATTGCTAGGGGAGATATTTATAAAAATTATTTTCTGAAAAACTTAGA
This is a stretch of genomic DNA from Borrelia sp. P9F1. It encodes these proteins:
- the rpmF gene encoding 50S ribosomal protein L32, giving the protein MAVPKFKPSKSRSRTRRSVNMRKRVPQLQECSNCGNLGMRHRLCSKCGYYRNNQYLELGL
- a CDS encoding CCA tRNA nucleotidyltransferase; the protein is MHLGPNSKDIVRIGKIFHNNNYEFFLVGGALRDLILKRTPYDFDFTTNATPEEIMKLFPNNIQTGIKHGTVSIIFNKKIFEVTTYRIDKEYENKRFPRKIEFTKTLKEDLKRRDFTINSIVMNILNHRIIDHYNGIGDLNKKIIKCIGNSNKRFKEDALRILRASRFASTLDFTIDKQTLISMKYQKENILSLSKERINNEFIKLLEGRNPIKGINYLQKVNFFNHFFNIEINKKVRNKIALLDKKNFYLKAIVVLTIKKDTSTLRETLRLLKFSNKDIKLILFYKCGFNELHTLKIKTLADVRTLLSKTTKESYKEIFDIYKAIKGKDHKLKFILNKMKSKNLINNPLSLKELAINGYDIRRLKISEDKKIGQILNDLLKKVLNNPKLNKKDTLVKYVKKIKDQYYQHS
- a CDS encoding KH domain-containing protein; the encoded protein is MKEYGNEIELIEFVVKSLVDKRDEVKLNVVEGEKSTILELRVSTSDVGKIIGRRGRIARAIRTLLSACAAKTNRRVQLEILD
- the rpsP gene encoding 30S ribosomal protein S16, with the protein product MSVRIRLKRMGAKKRPYYRIVVMNSASPRDGRAIEELGYYHPVEKQNQIKINEDRFKDWVNKGATPSDTVKKLLNKNRFKVGG
- the trmD gene encoding tRNA (guanosine(37)-N1)-methyltransferase TrmD; translated protein: MRITILSLFPSIIAPFFENSIMKKVVDRGIVSYELISIRDFSNNKHRRCDDVSYGGGAGMVLKAQPVSDALDYVNSKEKTTIFLSPSGLKYDQKLAYDLSREKELVIICGRYEGLDQRVVDLYVDLEISVGDYVLSSGEVAALVLVDSIYRLLDGVISPESLLEESFSGRCGLLEYPHYTRPCEFRGLRVPGVLLSGHHEKVRKWRFDRAVEKTRKNRYDLYLRYLEIKGEGDGFNRTDWC
- the rimM gene encoding ribosome maturation factor RimM (Essential for efficient processing of 16S rRNA); this encodes MFVKGVVVSSYGVNGYAKVRSVSNGFEEFLGLKGNKVVLRKDRCSSIEVKVENVSLVNGVLLLKFEELNSPESIKDLVGFELWVSDDFAAQLEEGEYYFGELVGYGIVNDGKRLGVVVSFLECGNCVLLEVKVGDRLFFIPFLEVYLGKIDTKLRIIELKMLELLR
- the rnc gene encoding ribonuclease III; this encodes MNFEEGRKEQLDKFLMSLHIGFGDLGLLNTALSHSSYANELDQKSINNERLEFLGDSVLNLVITDYLYRLYPDKSEGELSKARSYIVSEDSLSSIARELDLGNYLLLGRGEESNDGRNKKGILADAIEAFVGALYLDGGFSKASVFVIELFDVHIRLMFNRGDFKDYKSLLQEYVQKKYKISPSYKLAKEIGPDHSKTFCVELYVDDKFISNGKGRSKKEAEMRAAEMALKNVDSIDL
- the ffh gene encoding signal recognition particle protein gives rise to the protein MFGELGAGFRNFVSYISGKSVIGERNIEESVCTIKDALVDADVNLRVVRRFVGAVVEEARGIKVLRGVDPGSQFIKIVNDKLVSFLGDRHSELVLNPVNKQSFILMVGLQGSGKTTTCVKLALRLKRDGRKVLLVAGDTFRAAAGDQLKILGSQIGVSVFEIAGETDSVRVIRAAVKYAKSELFDTIIVDTRGRLEVEELLLREIKEIKGMLTPVETILVADSMTGQVAANIAKEFNDRVGITGVIFTKFDSDARGGAVMSIKTICGVPIKFVGVGERPEDLDIFYPDRIASRILGMGDVVSLVEKAQTAIDKEEALRLEEKIRKVGFNFEDYLSQFKYVRDMGGVSSLMGMLPGVSSEVLSSRVNERELKREEAIIYSMTRRERLNPVVLNNPSRKRRIALGSGTTVFEVNKLIKKFSQTTLAMKKMKNKSFQNKIASLLGGKGGVVN
- the acpP gene encoding acyl carrier protein yields the protein MEQGEIFKKIRSIISEQLDKREDEVTMESRFVEDLGADSLDIYELLYLLEEAFDDKIPENEASEFETVGDVVTFIEKRKD
- the coaD gene encoding pantetheine-phosphate adenylyltransferase; the protein is MRIAVFPGSFDPITWGHIELVKRASSIFDKVIVLVAKNSSKSYLLSGSERYELTCEVIRSLSLSEVFVDRHDGLVVDYALSHNVGFIVRGVRAFHDFECEFERYVINSELSSAVDTVFLPSSARYLFIRSDFVKELMENKNFDLTSFIPELVQNKLKSKFIDKWA
- the rplS gene encoding 50S ribosomal protein L19 encodes the protein MDLIGQIGAKGRRTEVFEFRVGDTVRVSYRVIEGSGERTQNFEGLVISIQNKGIGQTFLVRKISSGIGVEKVFPMHSPVLEKVQVLKRGKVRRAKLYYMRGRLGKSAMKVKERVHVKRTNNTNTSQN